In Leptospira licerasiae serovar Varillal str. VAR 010, the sequence ACTGTCTTAGTGGCCACAGTGATCGCCAACGTTGTAAATATAGGATTGAATGTTTGGTTTATTCTATTTTTAGATTGGAAAGCTTACGGAGCAGGAATTGCAACTTCTATAAGCCAATACTTAATGTCCGCATTCTTCCTTGTTTTGTTATTCAAGGAAAAAGACCGTTTCTTACAAATTTATCAGGAAATCCGGATCTTTTCCCTAAAGGGTTATACTTCTTTGCTCTCTTTGAATTCGGATATAATGATCCGGACATTACTTCTAATCACAACTTTCAGTTTATTCAGAAATTACAGCTCCGGCTTAGGCTCTGAAACATTAGCCGCTAACGCGATCCTTCACCAATTGATATTGATCGGAGCTTTTTGGATAGATGGGGCAGCTATCGCTATGGAAACTGTAGCAGGAAATCTAAAGGGAAACAATAACTCGGAGGGCTTAAGAAAGATCCTGAAAATGGCGATCGTTTCCGGGTTTGGGATCTCTTTGTTCTTTTGTATCCTGATCCTTCTCCCTTCCGGATTCTTATTCGAATTATTCAGCAAGTCCAAACCGGTAGTGTCTATCGCAAAAGAATACGGTTATTGGATAGCACCGGTTCTCATCTTTGGATCATTTGCATTCATATTCGATGGTTTCTTCTTAGGAATTTCAGAGGGTAAAATCCTCCGAAATTCGATGATAGTTAGTTCCATCGTATTCTTCTTTCCGATCGCCTATTGGGGAAAAATACAAAACAATAATCATATATTATGGCTTTCACTCTCTTCTTATATGCTGGGAAGAGCGATCACCTTAGGTATCGTTGCTTACAAAAGATATTTTTTAATCAGGCAAGAATCTTTTAGTTAGAGGAAAGATCCGTACCTTTCGGAAGGAGTGTCACCTCAATCTCTGCAGGAATAGGTTTCCAAATTTCGGAATCTTTTGCCTTGAATAAAATAGGAGAAGGTAAAGCGGCCCAAGCCTCGCTACGGAACAGATCCACCATATCTTCCGATTTTTGGTAAGCGCGA encodes:
- a CDS encoding MATE family efflux transporter, whose translation is MSLLLERKFLTLTFFNIVANLTVPLTSFADVAVLGQLESHTYVAGVALSNVLFDYLFWGFSFLRMSTTGLTAQAEGNENNKESFQILLRSLLLGLGIGVLILLSKTYLEEFGFSVLEGEKDVKSAGGEYFKSRIISAPATLCNFVLTGWFLGRSKSATVLVATVIANVVNIGLNVWFILFLDWKAYGAGIATSISQYLMSAFFLVLLFKEKDRFLQIYQEIRIFSLKGYTSLLSLNSDIMIRTLLLITTFSLFRNYSSGLGSETLAANAILHQLILIGAFWIDGAAIAMETVAGNLKGNNNSEGLRKILKMAIVSGFGISLFFCILILLPSGFLFELFSKSKPVVSIAKEYGYWIAPVLIFGSFAFIFDGFFLGISEGKILRNSMIVSSIVFFFPIAYWGKIQNNNHILWLSLSSYMLGRAITLGIVAYKRYFLIRQESFS